A genomic segment from Juglans regia cultivar Chandler chromosome 14, Walnut 2.0, whole genome shotgun sequence encodes:
- the LOC109009227 gene encoding uric acid degradation bifunctional protein TTL isoform X2 → MELGFEEKDFLACCGSTKFAKEMALASPFASLEEAVRAARDIWFNKVDVNAWLQAFSAHPPIGDSPPASHHHRTSPTSAQWSKGEQSTAIATATGSTLQELSEWNAQYREKFGFVFLICASGRTSDEILAELKNRYPNRPIIEFEIAAQEQMKITELRLAKLFSSRAKDTIDQHPAVVAKKVEDRVSIIGGHLTVTSEATAVKTSQIPTRTRPPITTHVLDVSRGCPAAGIEVRLETWKGTQPRPSFGETDIGGWIFQGSSTTDNDGRSGQLTSIVNVVDPGIYRISFNTGKYNPAGFFPYVSIVFEIRESQGKEHFHVPLLLSPFSFSTYRGS, encoded by the exons ATGGAATTAGGCTTTGAAGAGAAGGACTTCCTAGCATGCTGCGGAAGCACCAAATTCGCCAAGGAAATGGCTTTGGCCTCCCCTTTCGCTTCACTGGAAGAAGCCGTCCGTGCCGCGAGAGACATATGGTTCAACAAAGTTGACGTTAATGCTTGGCTCCAAGCCTTTTCCGCTCATCCCCCGATCGGTGATTCCCCCCCTGCTTCCCACCACCACCGCACAAGTCCCACCAGTGCCCA GTGGAGTAAGGGAGAGCAATCGACTGCTATTGCTACTGCTACCGGGTCTACCTTACAG GAACTCTCTGAATGGAATGCTCAATATAGGGAAAAGTTTGGTTTTGTATTTCTCATATGTGCATCCGGTAGAACTTCTGATGAAATACTTGCTGAGTTGAAG AATCGTTACCCAAATAGACCCATAATTGAGTTTGAGATTGCTGCTCAGGAGCAAATGAAAATAACAGAACTACGCCTTGCAAAGCTCTTTTCAAGCAGAGCCAAAGATACAATTGACCAGCATCCTGCAGTTGTTGCAAAGAAAGTAGAAG ATCGTGTGAGCATTATTGGAGGCCATTTAACTGTCACTTCTGAAGCAACAGCTGTGAAAACATCTCAAATTCCAACTCGAACTCGTCCGCCCATTACAACTCATGTCTTGGATGTTTCCCGAGGGTGTCCAGCTGCTGGGATTGAAGTACGTTTGGAAACGTGGAAGGGCACTCAACCCCGCCCATCATTTGGTGAGACAGACATTGGAGGTTGGATATTTCAAGGATCTTCAACTACAGATAATGATGGACGAAGTGGTCAATTGACGAGCATAGTTAACGTGGTGGACCCTGGGATATACAGAATAAGTTTCAACACTGGTAAGTACAACCCAGCTGGGTTCTTTCCTTATGTTTCTATTGTCTTTGAAATCAGAGAGTCGCAGGGAAAGGAACATTTTCATGTTCCTCTGCTTCTTTCACCATTCTCATTCAGTACTTACCGTGGAAGCTAG
- the LOC109009227 gene encoding uric acid degradation bifunctional protein TTL isoform X1, translating to MELGFEEKDFLACCGSTKFAKEMALASPFASLEEAVRAARDIWFNKVDVNAWLQAFSAHPPIGDSPPASHHHRTSPTSAQWSKGEQSTAIATATGSTLQELSEWNAQYREKFGFVFLICASGRTSDEILAELKNRYPNRPIIEFEIAAQEQMKITELRLAKLFSSRAKDTIDQHPAVVAKKVEEDRVSIIGGHLTVTSEATAVKTSQIPTRTRPPITTHVLDVSRGCPAAGIEVRLETWKGTQPRPSFGETDIGGWIFQGSSTTDNDGRSGQLTSIVNVVDPGIYRISFNTGKYNPAGFFPYVSIVFEIRESQGKEHFHVPLLLSPFSFSTYRGS from the exons ATGGAATTAGGCTTTGAAGAGAAGGACTTCCTAGCATGCTGCGGAAGCACCAAATTCGCCAAGGAAATGGCTTTGGCCTCCCCTTTCGCTTCACTGGAAGAAGCCGTCCGTGCCGCGAGAGACATATGGTTCAACAAAGTTGACGTTAATGCTTGGCTCCAAGCCTTTTCCGCTCATCCCCCGATCGGTGATTCCCCCCCTGCTTCCCACCACCACCGCACAAGTCCCACCAGTGCCCA GTGGAGTAAGGGAGAGCAATCGACTGCTATTGCTACTGCTACCGGGTCTACCTTACAG GAACTCTCTGAATGGAATGCTCAATATAGGGAAAAGTTTGGTTTTGTATTTCTCATATGTGCATCCGGTAGAACTTCTGATGAAATACTTGCTGAGTTGAAG AATCGTTACCCAAATAGACCCATAATTGAGTTTGAGATTGCTGCTCAGGAGCAAATGAAAATAACAGAACTACGCCTTGCAAAGCTCTTTTCAAGCAGAGCCAAAGATACAATTGACCAGCATCCTGCAGTTGTTGCAAAGAAAGTAGAAG aagATCGTGTGAGCATTATTGGAGGCCATTTAACTGTCACTTCTGAAGCAACAGCTGTGAAAACATCTCAAATTCCAACTCGAACTCGTCCGCCCATTACAACTCATGTCTTGGATGTTTCCCGAGGGTGTCCAGCTGCTGGGATTGAAGTACGTTTGGAAACGTGGAAGGGCACTCAACCCCGCCCATCATTTGGTGAGACAGACATTGGAGGTTGGATATTTCAAGGATCTTCAACTACAGATAATGATGGACGAAGTGGTCAATTGACGAGCATAGTTAACGTGGTGGACCCTGGGATATACAGAATAAGTTTCAACACTGGTAAGTACAACCCAGCTGGGTTCTTTCCTTATGTTTCTATTGTCTTTGAAATCAGAGAGTCGCAGGGAAAGGAACATTTTCATGTTCCTCTGCTTCTTTCACCATTCTCATTCAGTACTTACCGTGGAAGCTAG
- the LOC109009213 gene encoding agamous-like MADS-box protein AGL80: MTRKKVKLAYITNDSARKATFKKRKKGLMKKMSELSTLCGIQTCAIIYCPYDSQPEVWPSAMGVQRAIVRFKKMPEAEQSRKMVNQDIFLRQRISKAEEQLKKQQRENREKEMTQVMYRSLVGDQGLQNLSVVDLKDLGWLVEKNIEEIEEKIKSLQAHQMPPPQVVTVTSSHMISSTHDLEKNDQAAKNTTDTAMDPTVQNQQWLTELLKPNDQNVGFGRNEDMMEPQNHQWLMDLLKSNENVGFGKNEDMLPYGFNGNGLWSSFPFP; encoded by the coding sequence ATGACAAGAAAGAAAGTTAAGCTTGCATACATCACAAATGATAGTGCAAGGAAGGCCACTttcaagaaaaggaagaagggactgatgaagaagatgagtgAGCTTAGTACCCTTTGTGGAATCCAAACATGCGCAATTATTTACTGTCCATATGACTCACAACCTGAGGTTTGGCCATCCGCCATGGGAGTCCAACGTGCAATAGTGAGGTTTAAGAAGATGCCCGAAGCGGAACAAAGCAGAAAAATGGTGAACCAAGATATTTTCCTGAGGCAAAGGATTAGCAAAGCTGAGGAACAGCTGAAGAAACAGCAGAGAGAGAACCGGGAGAAGGAGATGACCCAAGTCATGTACAGGAGCTTGGTTGGTGATCAAGGGTTGCAAAATCTGAGTGTTGTCGACTTGAAAGACTTGGGATGGCTCgttgagaaaaatatagagGAAATTGAAGAGAAGATTAAGTCACTTCAGGCTCATCAAATGCCTCCTCCTCAAGTCGTGACAGTGACGAGCAGCCATATGATCAGTAGTACTCATGATCTGGAGAAGAATGATCAGGCAGCAAAGAACACAACTGATACGGCCATGGATCCAACAGTACAGAATCAGCAATGGTTAACGGAGTTGCTGAAACCTAATGATCAGAATGTGGGTTTTGGCAGAAACGAAGACATGATGGAACCGCAGAATCATCAATGGCTGATGGATTTACTGAAATCGAATGAGAACGTGGGTTTTGGCAAAAACGAAGACATGCTGCCATATGGATTTAATGGTAATGGTTTGTGGTCGAGTTTTCCTTTCCCTTAA
- the LOC109009208 gene encoding late embryogenesis abundant protein 6-like, with translation MQAVKDKLHDMSEMRKAKAEAKAEEKAEKDIAKARMEVAHEVRLAKEAEAAMGMHVAKAEQKLVEREAAKHEPKQPDASGIDPQADQTGNSSAPAVLMHSADRAPFTHSARPFVN, from the exons ATGCAGGCTGTGAAGGACAAGCTGCATGACATGAGTGAGATGCGCAAGGCCAAGGCCGAAGCAAAGGCCGAAGAGAAG GCCGAAAAAGATATAGCAAAAGCTAGAATGGAGGTTGCTCATGAGGTGAGACTTGCGAAAGAGGCCGAAGCTGCAATGGGAATGCATGTGGCCAAGGCCGAGCAAAAGCTGGTAGAAAGGGAAGCAGCCAAGCATGAGCCTAAGCAGCCTGATGCAAGTGGCATCGACCCCCAGGCAGACCAGACTGGAAACAGCAGCGCCCCTGCTGTGCTGATGCATTCTGCAGATCGAGCTCCATTTACCCACTCTGCCCGACCATTCGTCAACTAA
- the LOC109009205 gene encoding AT-hook motif nuclear-localized protein 23-like gives MAGLDLGSASRFVQQLHQRPDLHLQGPSDDDDNDQNQDNSVPQELELGNPNPGPGDVVVGRRARGRPAGSKNKPKPPVIITRESANTLRAHILEVSSGSDVFESVAMYARKRQRGICVLSGSGTVSNVCLRQPSAAGAVVKLHGRFEILSLSGSFLPPPAPPGATNLTIFLAGGQGQVVGGNVVGALIAAGPIIVIASSFTNVAYERLPLDEEQEPLQLQQPVSQSSGGGSGGGGGGVSNPFSDPSSGLPFFNLPLNMANGQLPVDGWAGNSGGRTPF, from the coding sequence ATGGCTGGCTTAGACTTGGGCTCAGCTTCTCGCTTTGTTCAACAGCTTCATCAACGCCCTGACCTTCACCTGCAAGGGCCATCCGACGATGATGACAACGACCAGAACCAAGATAATAGCGTCCCACAAGAGCTTGAGCTGGGTAACCCTAACCCAGGTCCAGGCGATGTCGTCGTGGGCCGCCGGGCTAGGGGTCGGCCCGCGGGTTCAAAGAACAAGCCTAAACCACCAGTGATCATCACCAGGGAGAGCGCCAACACTCTCCGAGCTCATATCTTGGAAGTAAGCAGTGGCTCCGACGTGTTTGAGTCCGTGGCCATGTATGCACGGAAGCGTCAGCGTGGGATCTGTGTGTTGAGCGGTAGCGGCACCGTCTCCAACGTCTGCTTGCGGCAGCCTTCGGCAGCTGGTGCAGTCGTCAAACTGCACGGCCGGTTCGAGATATTGTCTCTGTCGGGCTCTTTTCTTCCTCCGCCGGCGCCGCCCGGTGCGACGAACCTGACCATATTTTTGGCAGGCGGGCAGGGACAGGTAGTAGGAGGGAACGTTGTGGGAGCTCTGATTGCAGCCGGGCCAATCATCGTTATCGCCTCGTCGTTCACTAACGTGGCGTATGAGAGACTGCCCTTGGATGAGGAACAGGAACCATTGCAGCTGCAACAACCAGTCTCACAGTCATCCGGTGGTGGCAGCGGTGGAGGCGGTGGCGGAGTGAGCAACCCATTTTCGGACCCGTCTTCGGGGCTTCCTTTCTTCAATCTGCCGCTCAATATGGCGAATGGTCAGTTACCGGTTGATGGTTGGGCTGGGAACTCAGGTGGCAGGACGCCTTTTTAA
- the LOC109009209 gene encoding probable F-box protein At4g22030: MASLQTSPLLFPSSSSKKIHAAIHVPKLPRFQPNFSVPTIPTRDLVEDMNIRDAFTNTVPIEKSITTRPIDVKSCNSSANVVNSQLYAILEAVSDRVEMHANVGEQRDNWNTLLLNSINMITLTASTLAGVAAIGGAGVPLLALKLSSALLYSAATGMLLIMNKLQPSQLAEEQRNAARLFRQLQGQIQTIIALRTPTQEDVKKVMASVLALDKAYPLPLLGAMLDKFPATFEPAVWWPENQFRETNKSNVGKQHYKKTEKNGWSEELEVEMRDIIQVVKRKDIEDYVRLGNLALKINKTLAISGPLLTGIAAIGSAFVGNGSWAAVVAVTAGALASTVTSFEHGGQVGMVFEMYRNCAGFFRRLEESIEGTLEEKDLQKRENGKLFEMKVALQLGRSLSQLRELARKSASSHTDGIEVDEFASKLF, from the coding sequence ATGGCTTCCCTACAAACTTCACCTCTGTTattcccttcatcttcttcaaagaAAATCCATGCTGCTATTCACGTCCCAAAGCTTCCAAGATTCCAGCCCAATTTCTCGGTTCCAACAATTCCAACCAGAGATCTGGTTGAGGATATGAACATAAGGGATGCTTTCACAAATACAGTCCCGATAGAAAAAAGCATTACTACCAGACCTATTGATGTTAAATCATGCAACTCCAGTGCTAATGTTGTGAATTCCCAACTCTATGCCATCTTAGAGGCCGTCTCTGACAGAGTGGAGATGCATGCCAACGTTGGGGAGCAACGTGATAACTGGAACACCCTTCTTTTGAACTCCATCAACATGATAACTCTCACTGCTTCGACCTTGGCCGGCGTTGCAGCCATTGGGGGCGCCGGAGTGCCACTTCTGGCTCTGAAATTATCGTCCGCGCTCTTGTATTCTGCTGCCACGGGGATGTTGCTCATTATGAACAAACTCCAGCCTTCACAACTTGCCGAGGAACAGCGTAATGCTGCAAGATTGTTCAGGCAGCTCCAGGGCCAAATCCAGACTATTATTGCTCTACGTACTCCAACTCAGGAGGATGTGAAAAAGGTTATGGCAAGTGTCTTGGCCCTTGACAAAGCCTACCCACTTCCCTTGCTGGGAGCCATGCTTGACAAGTTCCCTGCAACATTCGAACCTGCTGTTTGGTGGCCTGAAAATCAGTTCAGAGAGACAAACAAATCAAATGTAGGGAAACAGCATTACAAGAAGACGGAGAAGAATGGATGGAGTGAGGAACTGGAAGTGGAAATGAGAGATATAATCCAAGTTGTgaagagaaaagatattgaGGACTACGTAAGGCTAGGCAACTTGGCCTTGAAGATCAACAAGACTTTAGCCATCTCTGGCCCATTGCTTACCGGCATTGCAGCCATTGGCTCTGCTTTTGTGGGTAATGGATCGTGGGCAGCCGTTGTAGCAGTGACTGCAGGGGCTTTAGCAAGCACTGTTACTTCTTTCGAGCATGGTGGGCAAGTTGGGATGGTGTTTGAGATGTATCGAAACTGCGCTGGCTTTTTCCGCCGATTAGAAGAATCAATTGAAGGCACACTTGAAGAAAAAGATTTGCAGAAAAGAGAAAACGGGAAGTTGTTTGAGATGAAGGTGGCTTTGCAGCTTGGAAGAAGCTTGTCACAGCTCAGAGAACTTGCAAGAAAATCAGCTTCTTCCCATACCGATGGAATTGAAGTAGATGAATTTGCAAGCAAGCTTTTTTGA
- the LOC109009227 gene encoding uric acid degradation bifunctional protein TTL isoform X3 gives MELGFEEKDFLACCGSTKFAKEMALASPFASLEEAVRAARDIWFNKVDVNAWLQAFSAHPPIGDSPPASHHHRTSPTSAQWSKGEQSTAIATATGSTLQELSEWNAQYREKFGFVFLICASGRTSDEILAELKEQMKITELRLAKLFSSRAKDTIDQHPAVVAKKVEEDRVSIIGGHLTVTSEATAVKTSQIPTRTRPPITTHVLDVSRGCPAAGIEVRLETWKGTQPRPSFGETDIGGWIFQGSSTTDNDGRSGQLTSIVNVVDPGIYRISFNTGKYNPAGFFPYVSIVFEIRESQGKEHFHVPLLLSPFSFSTYRGS, from the exons ATGGAATTAGGCTTTGAAGAGAAGGACTTCCTAGCATGCTGCGGAAGCACCAAATTCGCCAAGGAAATGGCTTTGGCCTCCCCTTTCGCTTCACTGGAAGAAGCCGTCCGTGCCGCGAGAGACATATGGTTCAACAAAGTTGACGTTAATGCTTGGCTCCAAGCCTTTTCCGCTCATCCCCCGATCGGTGATTCCCCCCCTGCTTCCCACCACCACCGCACAAGTCCCACCAGTGCCCA GTGGAGTAAGGGAGAGCAATCGACTGCTATTGCTACTGCTACCGGGTCTACCTTACAG GAACTCTCTGAATGGAATGCTCAATATAGGGAAAAGTTTGGTTTTGTATTTCTCATATGTGCATCCGGTAGAACTTCTGATGAAATACTTGCTGAGTTGAAG GAGCAAATGAAAATAACAGAACTACGCCTTGCAAAGCTCTTTTCAAGCAGAGCCAAAGATACAATTGACCAGCATCCTGCAGTTGTTGCAAAGAAAGTAGAAG aagATCGTGTGAGCATTATTGGAGGCCATTTAACTGTCACTTCTGAAGCAACAGCTGTGAAAACATCTCAAATTCCAACTCGAACTCGTCCGCCCATTACAACTCATGTCTTGGATGTTTCCCGAGGGTGTCCAGCTGCTGGGATTGAAGTACGTTTGGAAACGTGGAAGGGCACTCAACCCCGCCCATCATTTGGTGAGACAGACATTGGAGGTTGGATATTTCAAGGATCTTCAACTACAGATAATGATGGACGAAGTGGTCAATTGACGAGCATAGTTAACGTGGTGGACCCTGGGATATACAGAATAAGTTTCAACACTGGTAAGTACAACCCAGCTGGGTTCTTTCCTTATGTTTCTATTGTCTTTGAAATCAGAGAGTCGCAGGGAAAGGAACATTTTCATGTTCCTCTGCTTCTTTCACCATTCTCATTCAGTACTTACCGTGGAAGCTAG